A single Sulfurimonas crateris DNA region contains:
- a CDS encoding M16 family metallopeptidase, which produces MAATIDEIKVKSSKIPLIFEEDKRLPLVTMQFIFKNSGSVADGTKAGLAKFSSRVMNEGTKKLGSSKFAEALESRAIHISASTGKETFVLELSCLKEELDEGLKYFGMLLSDPNLSEESIKKVKTTTLGSLARKENDFDYIASNELKALLFEGSVLANPSAGTIESVKSIELKDVKEFLSKNLVASKLIVAIGGDIDLETSREKIVKIIEMLAKGRSNELTRYEASKDAKEKVLLKETQQAYIYFGSPYNISVESEDYYKARVAVFILGAGGFGSRLMEEIRVKKGLAYSAYARLDVTRSSSFMSGYLQTKLESLEDAKETVKYVVEDFVKNGVTKEELEQTKKFLLGSEPLRVETMSQRLHRTFMEFYNGHEIGHSFRELEKIEKLKLKDLNEFIKEHKEILDMSFSIVTK; this is translated from the coding sequence ATGGCAGCGACAATAGATGAGATAAAAGTAAAGAGTTCGAAAATTCCTCTGATTTTTGAAGAGGATAAAAGACTTCCTCTGGTGACTATGCAGTTTATTTTCAAAAACAGCGGAAGCGTAGCGGATGGCACAAAAGCGGGGTTGGCGAAGTTTAGCTCAAGAGTGATGAACGAGGGAACAAAAAAGCTTGGTTCAAGCAAGTTTGCCGAAGCACTAGAGAGCAGAGCAATCCATATTTCTGCTTCAACCGGCAAAGAGACTTTTGTTCTGGAACTTAGCTGTTTAAAAGAGGAGCTTGACGAAGGTCTTAAGTATTTCGGGATGCTGCTGAGCGATCCAAATCTAAGCGAAGAGAGTATTAAGAAGGTAAAAACAACCACTTTAGGCTCTCTTGCAAGAAAAGAGAATGACTTTGACTACATTGCGTCAAACGAGCTAAAAGCGCTTCTCTTTGAGGGCAGCGTGCTTGCAAATCCATCTGCTGGAACGATTGAGAGCGTAAAGAGTATAGAGTTAAAAGATGTAAAAGAGTTTCTTTCAAAAAACCTAGTAGCTTCAAAGCTCATTGTTGCGATCGGCGGCGATATCGACCTTGAGACGAGCAGAGAGAAGATAGTAAAAATAATTGAGATGCTTGCTAAGGGCAGATCAAATGAACTGACAAGGTATGAAGCCTCTAAAGATGCTAAAGAGAAAGTACTTTTAAAAGAGACACAGCAGGCTTACATCTACTTTGGCTCACCATATAACATAAGCGTAGAGTCAGAGGATTATTACAAAGCGAGAGTTGCCGTTTTTATACTCGGAGCAGGCGGTTTTGGTTCAAGGCTTATGGAAGAGATCAGAGTGAAAAAAGGGCTTGCTTACTCGGCTTATGCTAGGCTTGATGTTACAAGATCAAGCTCATTTATGAGCGGCTATCTGCAGACAAAACTTGAATCTCTTGAAGATGCCAAAGAGACGGTAAAGTATGTTGTAGAGGATTTCGTAAAAAACGGCGTTACAAAAGAGGAGCTTGAGCAGACTAAGAAGTTTCTTCTTGGAAGCGAGCCGCTAAGAGTAGAGACCATGAGTCAGAGACTTCACAGAACCTTTATGGAGTTTTACAATGGTCATGAGATCGGGCACTCTTTTAGAGAGCTTGAAAAGATAGAAAAATTGAAGCTAAAAGATCTAAACGAGTTTATTAAAGAGCACAAAGAGATCTTAGATATGAGTTTTTCGATAGTAACCAAGTAA
- the recG gene encoding ATP-dependent DNA helicase RecG, producing the protein MKITKEQEEKFKKLGLSSYIELALMVPSSYEDLRVGDKLQIHAMQLIDATVESVYRAPNSLQITLFAHNFGHTITGVMFRPKPYMMHQFKVGERDYYYGMVECKGGFCTISMPKKVTNIGEITPKYKSPLRSDVMLRLMKSALTKENLLSEGLKEEIAEELLRLHFPTHTTPNLRDLDAKTLYALKYSELFSYMKQLSNKRRYFKAMTSSPRDYKEWASTLPFYLTDEQLKTIEDIKADFSKEFSARRMVVGDVGSGKTMVILASALMMLPNRSILMAPTTILANQLYEEAKKFLPMMRIALVTNKTKAIDLDEYDFIVGTHALLYRELPCASLVMVDEQHRFGTAQRNLLEKLVGSGERKPHFLQFSATPIPRTQAMIETAHIDVSLITSTPFVKDITSRVIHKSDFKELLEHIKDEVQRGNQVLLVYPLVEQSEVLEYQSIDEARGFWESRFSNVFVTHGKDKEKEEILLEFSKNGDILIATTVVEVGISLPRLSTVIIVGAERLGLSTLHQLRGRVSRTGLKGHCFLYTNQNSSERLDRFVQTTSGFDIANLDLKFRKGGDLLKGHNQSGSQFKWVDLAEDEEIVKSVKEDTLN; encoded by the coding sequence ATGAAGATTACAAAAGAGCAAGAAGAGAAGTTTAAAAAACTTGGGTTGAGCAGTTATATAGAGCTTGCTCTTATGGTACCTAGCTCTTACGAAGATCTAAGAGTTGGCGATAAACTTCAAATCCACGCTATGCAGCTTATAGATGCGACGGTAGAGTCCGTTTATAGAGCTCCAAATTCACTTCAGATAACCCTCTTTGCACACAATTTCGGACACACTATTACAGGCGTGATGTTCCGTCCAAAACCATATATGATGCATCAGTTCAAAGTAGGCGAGAGAGATTACTACTACGGAATGGTTGAGTGCAAAGGCGGTTTTTGCACTATCAGTATGCCAAAAAAAGTAACCAACATCGGCGAGATCACTCCGAAGTACAAATCACCGCTTAGAAGTGACGTTATGCTTCGGCTTATGAAAAGCGCTCTAACAAAAGAGAACCTTCTCTCAGAGGGGCTTAAAGAGGAGATCGCAGAGGAACTTTTAAGGCTTCATTTTCCCACACACACAACACCAAATTTAAGAGATTTGGATGCTAAAACGCTTTACGCTCTTAAATATAGCGAACTATTCAGCTATATGAAGCAGCTCTCAAACAAAAGAAGATACTTCAAAGCAATGACCTCTTCTCCTAGGGATTACAAAGAGTGGGCATCAACTCTTCCGTTTTATTTGACAGATGAACAGCTTAAAACCATAGAAGATATAAAAGCAGACTTCAGCAAAGAGTTCTCTGCCAGACGGATGGTGGTCGGAGATGTAGGCAGCGGTAAAACAATGGTCATCTTGGCATCTGCACTTATGATGCTTCCAAATCGCTCAATTCTGATGGCGCCTACGACCATACTTGCAAACCAGCTCTATGAGGAGGCTAAAAAGTTTCTTCCCATGATGAGAATAGCGCTTGTCACAAACAAAACAAAAGCCATAGATCTGGATGAGTATGATTTTATAGTAGGCACTCACGCTCTGCTTTACAGAGAGCTCCCATGTGCCTCTCTTGTCATGGTAGATGAGCAGCACCGTTTTGGAACGGCTCAGAGAAATCTGCTTGAGAAGTTGGTTGGCTCAGGAGAGAGAAAACCCCATTTTTTACAGTTCTCTGCCACCCCAATACCAAGAACACAGGCTATGATAGAGACGGCGCACATAGATGTCTCACTTATAACCTCCACGCCGTTCGTAAAAGATATAACAAGCAGAGTAATACATAAAAGTGATTTTAAAGAGCTTTTGGAGCATATAAAAGATGAGGTACAAAGAGGCAATCAAGTCCTGCTTGTCTACCCGCTGGTAGAGCAGAGCGAAGTTTTGGAGTATCAGAGCATCGATGAGGCAAGAGGGTTTTGGGAGAGCAGATTTTCCAATGTCTTTGTCACTCACGGAAAGGACAAAGAGAAAGAGGAGATATTGCTTGAATTTAGCAAAAATGGAGATATTCTTATAGCCACTACGGTCGTAGAGGTCGGCATCTCTCTGCCTCGCCTTAGCACGGTCATTATTGTCGGAGCCGAGAGGTTGGGACTCTCGACCCTGCATCAGCTTCGTGGGCGTGTAAGCCGCACAGGTCTTAAGGGGCACTGTTTTTTATATACGAACCAAAACTCATCTGAGCGTCTGGATAGATTTGTGCAGACAACAAGCGGTTTTGATATTGCGAACTTGGATTTGAAGTTTAGAAAAGGCGGAGATCTGTTAAAAGGGCATAATCAAAGTGGAAGTCAGTTTAAGTGGGTCGATTTGGCAGAAGATGAAGAGATAGTAAAAAGTGTAAAAGAGGATACATTGAATTAA
- the hpf gene encoding ribosome hibernation-promoting factor, HPF/YfiA family — protein sequence MNISLTGRHVELTEPIKAHMNASIETLSKYNMDIISVNLIATSQTKKGKPLSVIEFVINLAHKNSIVIKQSDEDLYAAIDLATARAQKALRRMHDKDNHHHKDGINEAKNEAGNGIDLHEASEAMEDEIVPVELTLYKPREVEDVLNDIKENKKLFEIFIDNDGKTRVLYKRNDGKFGLY from the coding sequence ATGAATATATCATTAACTGGGAGACATGTGGAGCTTACAGAGCCTATAAAAGCGCACATGAATGCATCAATAGAAACACTTAGCAAATACAATATGGACATCATCTCTGTAAACCTGATCGCAACAAGCCAGACTAAAAAAGGCAAGCCTCTATCTGTCATAGAGTTTGTTATAAATTTGGCACATAAAAACTCTATAGTTATCAAACAGAGTGATGAAGATCTCTACGCTGCTATTGACTTGGCAACAGCAAGAGCGCAAAAAGCACTCCGCCGCATGCATGACAAAGACAACCACCATCACAAAGACGGCATAAACGAAGCAAAAAATGAAGCAGGTAATGGTATAGACCTACATGAAGCAAGCGAAGCTATGGAAGATGAGATAGTTCCGGTTGAGCTTACTCTATACAAACCGCGTGAAGTAGAAGATGTCTTAAATGATATAAAAGAGAATAAGAAACTATTTGAGATCTTCATAGACAACGACGGAAAAACAAGAGTTCTCTACAAGAGAAATGACGGAAAGTTCGGACTATACTAA
- a CDS encoding type II secretion system protein, translating into MRRAAFTLLELIFVIVIMGILAKFGIELLSQAYKSFIFSSVNNRLQSQSTAAVETIASRLQYRIKDSIIAKKSAADYKALASSDYGDTATILEWVATDIDGFRGNSAVLPHWSGIIDLRDPNSNENTLVSPNTDTAELDTLISTLSSANSGIDNAAIYFVGSDSDIYTGYGWGGAITTQDVAMHPIRSNGVVDQFVPTNGATGADNNFTGTDVYEYYQLAWTANAVVHTPADGNLTLYYDYQPWEGESYTDGKKALIMKDVDTFRFRAAGSIVKIQVCVKTDLMEDYSLCKEKTVF; encoded by the coding sequence ATGCGTAGAGCTGCCTTTACTCTTCTGGAGCTTATATTTGTCATAGTCATAATGGGAATCTTGGCAAAATTTGGCATTGAGCTTCTCTCTCAAGCGTATAAAAGTTTTATATTTTCAAGTGTCAACAACAGACTCCAGTCTCAAAGTACAGCTGCTGTTGAGACCATTGCTTCAAGACTTCAGTACCGCATAAAAGACTCTATTATTGCAAAAAAGAGCGCCGCCGACTATAAAGCTTTGGCAAGTTCTGATTATGGAGATACTGCAACAATTTTAGAGTGGGTAGCAACTGACATTGACGGTTTTCGCGGAAACAGTGCTGTTCTGCCGCACTGGAGCGGAATAATCGATTTGAGAGATCCTAACAGCAATGAAAATACTTTAGTCTCTCCAAACACTGACACTGCAGAGTTGGATACTCTTATAAGCACACTCTCTAGCGCCAATAGCGGAATTGATAATGCCGCGATCTACTTTGTAGGTTCAGACAGTGATATCTACACGGGCTATGGATGGGGAGGGGCTATAACTACCCAAGATGTTGCTATGCACCCCATAAGAAGCAACGGCGTTGTAGACCAGTTTGTACCGACAAACGGAGCAACAGGGGCCGATAACAACTTTACAGGGACTGATGTTTATGAGTACTACCAGCTTGCATGGACTGCCAATGCTGTTGTGCATACTCCGGCTGATGGGAACTTGACTCTTTACTATGACTACCAACCGTGGGAAGGCGAGAGCTATACAGATGGAAAAAAAGCGCTTATTATGAAGGATGTAGATACTTTTAGATTTAGAGCTGCAGGTTCGATTGTAAAGATTCAAGTGTGCGTAAAAACTGATTTGATGGAGGATTATTCGTTATGCAAAGAAAAAACAGTATTTTAA
- a CDS encoding type II secretion system protein: MVKRKSALRRAAFTMIELIFAIVIISIAVMSLPVMMQVTSKGIEDNIVQEAIFAASAELMGATSYYWDLNSMQDNALSRLSRVIEVNGACNADRLRPGHVNQPYHRRCLDSNTTGLANTTDTTFPNLNNAVDATVGDLFDTSAAEAAGYKQEYQSQVIVTQAATDSNIKVLTASVYDSATPPKLLTVLKIYSANIGEIDYYKRRF; the protein is encoded by the coding sequence GTGGTAAAAAGAAAATCCGCTCTTCGCAGAGCCGCTTTTACAATGATAGAGCTTATCTTTGCTATCGTGATTATCTCTATTGCCGTTATGTCTCTTCCTGTGATGATGCAAGTTACATCAAAAGGAATAGAGGACAACATAGTCCAAGAAGCCATCTTTGCCGCTTCTGCTGAACTTATGGGAGCTACATCGTACTATTGGGATTTAAACTCTATGCAAGACAACGCTCTTAGTCGTCTTTCTAGAGTTATTGAAGTTAATGGCGCATGTAATGCTGATAGATTAAGACCCGGTCATGTAAATCAGCCTTATCACAGAAGATGTTTAGACAGCAATACTACTGGGCTTGCAAATACGACAGATACTACTTTTCCCAACCTTAACAATGCGGTTGATGCTACTGTTGGCGATCTGTTTGACACTAGTGCTGCAGAAGCTGCAGGATACAAGCAGGAGTACCAGAGCCAAGTCATTGTCACACAAGCAGCAACAGATAGCAATATAAAAGTACTTACTGCCTCAGTATATGATTCAGCAACACCTCCAAAGCTTCTTACGGTACTAAAAATATACAGCGCAAACATCGGCGAAATAGACTACTACAAGAGGAGATTTTAA